CAGTTCCAATCAGCGGCTTAGGTAGAGTCCATACTTATCCAATCGTTTCTGCTCCCTGGGCAGACCATTGAGATCTACACTATAAATACATATGAGGAGTAATATAAGGGTTTGCAAACTTGGTTCAGCTGGGGGGAGGGAGATTTACAACATTCCCACAGGTCCTTGCTTGTCAAACGGGGAGGGGGGAGATGGTATGGAATCAAAAAGGGGTTGGGGGAAGTAGTGGCTAAGACTGAGCTAGTCTGGTAGTGACCTCCATCTAAGCTACTGTACAGACACCGGTCCACGAGAGAGCGGGAAGTGAAGTGGTAGCCAAGGCCTGCTATATTTAGCCACCTCCCACGCTGGCCAAACCACATACCAATGACAACAGACACTGACACCCACCCAGTCACTCACCCATCCCAGCCAGCCACCGATCCCcatcccctccccctctttcccacCCACACCCGCAACATCTTCAGAGCTGGGGAGCGCAAGGACCCGTCTAGGCCGCACTACCCAGTCTGACCTCCTCGCCCCACGCCTTCCTAGCTTCCGTAAGGATACAGACATATCTTGAGACCACCCTAAAGGGACCTACACACAGGTAAGGTGTCATAACCATGGGGCCACTTCTTAGGTGTTGTGCCTATATGTTTTGCTGTGTGATTGTACAGGGTGACATTGATGTTTCAAGTCAAGCTTGTTGGGGACACTCAATAGACCGTTGCGACAGAGCTGCCCTCCACACTACTGTCAATCTAACAAGTTCTTTGCATCCCAATGTCTTGCTAATATGTAAGGTCCATCTGATCCCCCTAAGATTTAATAGAGCCTGGCATTATGTGAATgaccaacctggactcaggggtagacgtaacatagtataTGTAAATCTGTCTCCCACCATTTAGTATATGTTacatatgtattaatttgtggatgtccatcatccatttcatatgatatgttacgaattacaattggTATGATATGTTCCCaattgcaatttgtacaatatgttactaaTTTGCAATGCGTATGATATGTTTCGAATtagttgtggctaacgttagttaggtgGTCAActctaacattagctaggtggctaacttagggttaaggttaggagttaggttaaagggttagctaACCTGCTAAGTactgtagttgcaaagtagctcaaaagtagtaagtagttgcaaagttgctaattaaaGTTGTCCGTAATGAGATTTGAAAactcaacctttgggttgctagacattgagtctatgagaccaggctggaatTACTTACTCTATGTTTATTAATTTAATTATGCATGACAATGTGGAGCAATTTCACATTGTTTCTTAATTCTCCATACATCTTTTGTTGGTGCTATTCCCTTAACATTTTTAAATTTACAACAGAGTATGAATGAACATTGAGAAGTTCTTTGGAGGTGGATTTACTTCTTGGAGTTGACACTAAAGCTATGAATGAACATGTGAGCATGCTTTAATCAACTGGTCAGATAGCTATGATTGGCTCTAAGGCCAAATTAGTGGACAAGATCAGTTTTGAGTTGTTTTACTTTACTTATGAGTACCTATTCATAAAATACTGTACATACAAGTATATATATTCATTCAGATTTGAATGAAAACAAGATGGTGcatacagtgtttcccaactctggtcctcgagtacccccaacagcacataTTTCTGTTGTAGCCCCGGACAGAAAATtactgattcaacttgtcaagggGTTGATAATTAGCTGACAAGTAGAATCAGGTTTGCTTGTCTGGGGCCACAACAAAAACATGTACTGTTtggggtactcgaggaccagaATTGGGAAATTGCAAGCTTGACTTGGGCAAAATGTGTATTTTGCTGTGGACTGTTGCCTGCCCCATCTTCTCAACTGTCACATCTGTTTgttgtgtcctgtcctgtacccCTGTCCATTATCGACCAACATGGGTAATTCCAATTATATTGATTCTTGTTCTACCGTGGTTCGCTCCTGCCATGTCTGATGAGTATGTGCTCAGCGTTTAATGGCCCAAGGTTATTTAAAGGGATGCCAAGGTTATTTAAAGTGATGCCAAGGTTATTTAAAGGGATGTGCTAACTTTGCCCTTTTAGCGCCTCCAATAAATGCAACCGGCTCCGGcgcgtgtttgtgtgttgcagggGGAGTGTAATGTTAGCGATCAATAGCATGCTGCACAGTGTTGCCTCCTTTGGGGTGATGTTAAGCTAGCTGTCATTGAACAAGGTGTGCCGTAACATGCTGTCCCTTGTGATATTGTGTTTCCCCAGCGGCAGCAATGTCACAGTTCTCTACCATGACAACCAATGAGAGGAAGCTGCAAGCAGCAGCCATCTGTAGGGAGATACAGGGTCCTGAAggtactctctcactctctgaatAAATGTAACTGCAGTCATAGTGTACATACTGCACAGACATAAATACACTCACGTGAGTGCCTGTGAACAAACACAAAcgcgtatgtacacacacacaccaaaggaggctggtgggaggcgcTATAGGAGGAAaggttcattgtaatggctggaatagaatgaatagaacggtatcaatcatatggaaaccacatgtttgttgccattccattaattccatagctcccaccaccagcctcctctgacacacacactgaacactctCGCTTTGTAGCGGTGTATCATCTAGTTCGCCACCATCTAAGGCCCTGTATATAAATAAGATTTTTATTTGCTCAAAGTAACTAATCTCTTTGTCGTTGTCCTTTGAACAAGCTATTTCTGGGCGTGGACAACTGCATGGCTTGTCgcggtagggagggagggatgggggggccTGAGGGTCACTGACAGCTGAAGCATATTCTGGCAGGCTAGATTGCTTTGGCTGATTTGATAGGCCTATGACACCTCCATGATCAGCATGCATTAGGTATTAATCGCAAACCAGGGGGCCAACATGAGAGGCTGGCTGACACGAGAAAATGATTCATCATTACTCATATTGACAGTATACACTATATCAAAGTatatcaaacattaggaacacctcaaTTTGTCGGGTTATAGAGACTACAAGGTGTTCGAAAGTGttccactgggatgctggcccatgttgactccaatacttcccacagttgtgtcaagttggctggatgtcctttgggtggtggaccatagTTGATACACACAGCAAACTGTTGAGtgttaaaaacccagcagcgttgcagttcttgacacaacccggtgtgcctggtacctactgtactaccatatcccgttcaaaagcacttcaatcttttgtcttgcccattcaccctctgaatggcacacatacacagtccatgtctcaattgtctcaatacttaaaaatccttctttaacctgtctcctccccttcatctacactgatagaagtggatttaacaagggtcatcaataagggatcatagcttgctcaatgtaatgttttgtatactcagtgtatattaagtCAGTGAGATGGGTATTGGGAATGTGTAAAATGTGTTTTACATTGAAAGGTAATCAGTAGAATGTAATTAGCAAAATGTGCATATTGTCAGTATAATGAGAAACTATTTTGACAGAATTTGCATAATAGGGTCATTTAAAAGTAATGGAGTATGGGACATTAGCTCAGCCAAACACAGATAAACCGACAACTACACATAATAAGGGCATATACAGGTGAGGTACAGTatgacacaatacacacacaccagaacccccccccccacacacacacacactttcacagagCTATTGTGTCTCTTCCAGATGCAGAGATGGACCTGGGGAAGAAGATGAGTGTCCCTAAGGATGTGATGCTGGAGGAGCTGTCTCTGGCCTCCAACAGGGGCTCCCTCCTCTTCGAAAAGCGCAAGAGGCGCTCCGAGAAATACACCTTCGAGAACATCCAGAATGTAACCAACACACAAATCAATGTAAGCAACACAAACCACTTGCATGTGCACCCTTGAATGTGAACACTAACTACTAACTACAAGGACAATCAAAACACTGGAACAAAGTTGCTGTTTCAACAAGAACATTTAAGGGGAACTGAGCGATGAGGGTGATGACTGTTACCAGTTGTTTTGGTACTTTATGTGATTGTGATGAGAGACGCAAATAAGGCTCAGAGTTTCCATTAAACGGTTCAATCAGACCATTATCAATAAGCATTTTCTACATTATCAGTAACTTATCAGCTGTTGAACTGTAGGAGACTGTTCTGCACGGCTAGTACATCTAGTGATTTATTCTCCCCAATCCTATAGCAGCCTATGGTCCTAAAAAAAAGAAATTGAGGAACACAATATCTAATTTCCTAATAAAATGCATAGGCACTTGAAATGCATTGCAGACTGCAGCCCTACTGCTGCTCAAGACTTGGACCCGTTCCAGAAACAACCCCTTGACCCTACCTCCTAGGCACttgtatagagtacagtagatctATAGTAGCTCTGCCCTTTGATAGGCTAGGTGGATTTGCTATCGTATATTGCTACATGAAGATTTATAATGAGGTCATAGAGGATAGGGGGCAGGACATAGGGGTCGTTTCTGGACAAGGCCTTGGACTTGCATAATAGGTGTGATATTCTTACAACGGGCATACGTCAAAGTCCTGTTTACATGCTTTGTGTTTGGATGGGCAGTGTACAAAGTCATCGTCTTCGCAGCAATATAGGCTACATAGGCCCTATAGTCTATTTTAGGCCCTAGTAAGCTACTAGACTACTTAGGCCACATAGGGACATTTCCCATATTGCTTTTAAAACAGAAAGTCCAAATGCCAAGGGTCTAATAATCTGTTACTTTGCATTTAGTAATTGTTATATCTAGCTTAGCTGGAGAAGAACGCACATCTGCACGGTTTCACATTGTACATCACTCTGATGTTTTATGACATGTGCCACTCATTCTGACAACCCATTCATACGTAAAGCAGCACACTGTTGTAAACCATAACGTACAGTACGACGTACCATACACAACAGTAATGTCATGCAGTACACTTCCTCTGATAGTTGCTTGAGCCTTTGGAAtgtacacacacagtcataccTGTTAAACTCTGAGTGTTGTTTTGGGCCCGGTACCGGGCCTCCGGAGCTTAAGAAAGTGACATATAATTTGAAAGCTAAAGCACTTGTCTTTTTGAAAATTGAGCTCAAATCTTACTGCTGGTGATGTCATAAGAATGCCCCCATGAGCTATGGTCATATTCATAGAGTATGCAGTTTAGGTCAAGTCACCAAAAGTGCAAAAATGTTGTATGTGTGGAAAGGGTAGACCCTGGTAGTCATCGTAATGCAATGCATTTATTTTTTGATCCACATTTAATATGACATTGCCTCAAATGCATCTGTTGATCCATCTCATTTGTTTCCAATGAGAAATATGAATGGGAAAATAAGTTTGAGGGTTTCctcgcctgtctgtctgttatttacaacaacaaaaaagaataaCTCAAAAGTCCCGATCACTAGGGTGATCGGATGTCAGGCTTGAGGTGAGGTATTACCCAAACCAGATCAAACCAGATGCATCTGGTTTcaactgtttaaaaaaatatggcTGTGTTCCTATGGGAATTTGCAAATGTGTAGAGCGCCACCATCAGGTAAGATATATGACAATGTTTTTCTGAATGGTAATTGGTGACATATTTTACTTCAAATCTAGACTTTAAATTCTCTTATTCTCCAACATGGGGACAATTTGGAACCAAAACCCcccacaaaatatttattttatatagcatTTTTTCCCCTGCTGTTTCTCTGGCTCTGTAATAGTCACATTGTTGCTGTACACCTGTAATAGAATGCCACGGTTATTAAGTTTCTATCAGTACTAAGCATGTGTTTGTAGGACATTTTAATTTTTAAAATAGTTTTTAAATGTATCTAATGAAAGTCGCTAAGAAAATGCCACCAGAGGGCGTCATAGTATGACAGGTTGTTTGGAATATATTTACAATATATTTGAATATGATGAAATTCTTTAAAAAGAATATCTCCCCCCAGTTTGTTTACCATTGGGGGCAAAGGGGAACTGCTATTTCAAGTTGTCGACATTTCCTGAGGAAGTCCTGGCGTAAATCATTCCAAATATCACTGGGAAGATGAAAGTTACCCACTGTGGACCACAACACAGGATATTCAAGCATGAGAAAACAATACTCTTTATATTACTGGCTCTGCATAAGACACTCACTGACCTCTcaatgtctctccccctctcctctttctgtccctctcgctctccctcactctttctctccatctctttgacCCCATGCTCTAAACTgtatttctccctctccttccctccctctccccttagAATGGTGTAACTCTTCAAACGGAGAGTCAGGAAACCAAAGAAAACAGCTTAAGTGTGGAGCAGCAGTTGTCTAAAACGCCCCAGAACATGTCTGACCTGAGCAcagcccctaacccagacaacatcGCACCAGGTGGGTGCTGCAACTGTGAAATAACCTCTGCTCGAAACTCATGACCCCATGACCCTTATGACTCAGTAGCCTGGAGGTCAATGGAGTCATTAGCATGATTTATAACCGGGTGAGCCAGTGAAGTTGGAGTCAGCCTTGATCAGTTGAAAATGTGTGTTGTATCACCTGAATCGCACACAGAATAAAAAGCCTTGGTCCAAATTAAAAGTAGCGCAGCCTGGCCTGGCCTGATAGCAAGCCTAATTTAGACTGAGACTTATATCCAGTCAAGGAACTAACCCTAGCCCCTTACTGCCTAGACAGGATTTTACTTGTATTAAGTAATACAGTCATAGCTCAaccttgccctctgataggctaggtaGGAATTTGTTACTAGGAGCGCGTTCTCCATTATTCACTCATGGTGCTGTATATGTATGGTCCAGCTGGATATAACAAACAATGAAATGCTTTGCTAAGGCTTCATAGGGGAAAGCATTTTATCCTTGTGTGGAATCTTCTGGCTCAGGGCCATGAGCCatctttcttcttctcctcctccttgttctccctctccctctttttctctttcaATGGATCCCCCCTAACTTTCTGTATCTATccatcattctccctctctctttccccccttcccctccctctctttttactGGAGACCATGGGCATAGTTTGATAACAGTCCAGATTCCCCACAGGAAATGTATAGAGTATTTCCTGTGTCCACTGCTTGCTGTCCCGTGATACCATCAGGGGGAGACTGGCTCTCAGATCATGCTCGCACTCCCGATCCAGCACCGTCAACATAATATGGACACCAGTTTAGCCGATGAGCACATGGAGACAGTACGTGTTGCTATTTTGGGAACTTACGACTACGCCACCACCTTGAGGGGGAGTCGGAGGAAAAGTCAGTGGATACAGCATGGAAAATTTTGGAtggaccttgtgtgcaattgaccaataaagtaaaacaaataaaaaatgattTGCTAAAATGGGAAATCATaacagtcacaaaccacagttgggtcacctgctactgtcctccattccactggcatattgtttcagtgccttcggaaattattcagaccccttgacttcttccacattctgttacgttacagacttattctaaaattgattaaatatactttttttctcagcaatctacccacaataccccataatgttgaagcaaaaactgttttttagaaaatgTTTAAAATCTataaacaaataaaacaaataccttatttacataagttttcagatcttttgctctgagactttaaatttagctcaggtgcgtcctgtttccattgatcatccttgagatgtttctacaacttgattggagtccacctgtggtaaattccattgattggacatgatttggaaaggcacacacctgtctatataaggtcccaaagttgacagcgcatgtcagagcaaaaaccaatccatgaggtcgaaggaattgtccgtaaagctccaagacaggattgtgtcgaggcacagatctggggaagggtaccataaAAACATgcgtccccaataacacagtggcccacatcattcttaaatggaagaagtttggaaccaccaagactcttcaaagagctggccgcccagacaaactgagcaatcgggggagaaggccttggtcagggaagtgaccaagaaccgaatggtcactctgacagagctccagagttcttctgtggagatgggagaaccttctagaacaggggtgggcaactccagtcctcgggggcctgattggtgtcacaccctagaaaacacagctgattaatcaaattgcattctaaactgaagatcaagatgaggtgattattggagtcaggggtgttagctggggctggggaaaaactgtgacaccaatcaggccctcgaggactggaattgcccactcctgttctagaaggacaaccatctctgcagcactccaccaattaagcttttatggtagagtggccagacagaagccactcctcagtcaaaagcatgacagcccacttgcatTTTTCCTaagggcacctaaagaactctttggcatgaatacCAAGCGTCGCGTCTAGAGGAAACCTTGGAACCatgcctatggtgaagcatggtggtggaagcatcatgctgtggggatgtttttcagcggcagggactgggagacttgtcaggatcgaggcaaagatgaacggagcaaagtacagagagatccttgatgaaaacctgctccagagtgctcaggacctcagactggggaaaaggttcactttccaacatgAACAACAAACTTAAGCACACaatcaagacaacgcaggagtggcatcgggacaagtctccAAATGTCCTTAAGttgcctagccagagcccggacttgaacctgatcgaacatctctggagagacctgaaaatagctgtgcagcaacgctccccatccaacctgagagagcttgagagcatctgcagagaagaatgggtgaagctccccaatacaggtgtgccaagcttgtagcgtcatacccaagaagatgcaatgctgtaatcactgccaaaggtgcttcaacaaagtactgagtaaagggtctgaatacttatgtaaatgttatatttcagtttttttattttttataaattaccaaaataaatatattgaatacattttagaataaggctgtaacgtaacaaaatgtggaaaaagtcaaggggtctgaataatttccgaaggcactgtaacaaTATGCCAGTGGAacggaggacagtagcaggtgacccaactgtggtttgtgactgttATGATTTCCCATTTTTTTCAACGttattggtcaattgcacacaaggtccaaccAAAATTTTCCATGCTGTATCCACTGACTTTTCCTCCGACTCCCCCTCAAGGTGGTGGCGTAGTCGTAAGTTCCCGAAATAGCAACACGTACTGTCTCCATGTGCTCATCGGCTAAACTGGTGTCCATATTATGTTGACGGTGCTGGATCGGGAGTGCGAGCATGATCTGAGAGCCAGTCTCTCCCTGATGGTATCAGGGGACAGCGAGCAGTGGACACAGGAAATACTCTATACATTTCCTGTGGGGAATCTGGACTGTTATCAAACTATGCCCATGGTCTCCagtaaaaagagagggaggggaaggggggaaagagagagggagaatgatggATAGATACAGAAAGTTAGGGGGGATCCATtgaaagagaaaaagagggagagggagaacaaggaggaggagaaggagacagaAGATTCCACACAAGGATAAAATGCTTTCCCCTATGAAGCCTTAGCAAAGCATTTCATTGTTTGTTATATCCAGCTGGACCATACATATACAGCACCATGAGTGAATAAAGGAGAAAGCGTTCCTAGTAACAAAGTCCtacctagcctatcagagggcaaggtTGAGCTATGACTATATTACTTAATACAAGTAAAATCCTGTCTAGGCAGTAAGGGGCTAGGGTTAGTTTCTTGACTGGATATAAGTCTTAGCATATAAGATCAGAACTGTTTTCTTAAGATCAGAAGTGTTTTCTTTCTCATCTGGTTGTCTAATCACCAGTCTGGAacaccccttcctctctctttccaatGAATGGAAActctcccagctcttactgacacctcttactgacacctaatgccccctctctttccatttactttaaccagcatcctcacccactgagcaccgaccGACACTGGCCGTCCATGGAtgttgaaaagtagttgaaatttggtGTCCAAAGACGGACCGGACCAAATTTGAACCTATCATAGAGTTTGGATAGCACAGTACAGTGAGTGGAGCTCAATACAGTACTGAACTCTACTATGCTCTGCTGTATTGTACTACACGGTACTTCACTGTGTTCTGCTGTGTTGTACTACACGGTACTTCACTGTGTTCTGCTGTGTTGCGCTGTGATGTCAAAAATTGTGAAACATGAGGAGAATgatattcatatccataattatgcatgtCTGTgcagtacagatcagggacccatgatgtaattccgttaccgggtgtaaatccacttcatttcctgtagttcaataaccaaaactgtagttcacttactgtagttcaaagTCAAGGTGCCATGTCATAACGGACACCCCATTCTTTTTGCAGATATTTTTTATACCTTAATTCGGAGCAGATACTTACGTTTTTTTTGGTTGCATAAAAACatgagggagattttaccgtaATTCCATTACCAAAGTTTGCATCTGTACAGTTCTTCCACTACATTTGTTTTTGTACATTTTTCAGTGGACAtttttaaaagtagtccttgtgcatggagttgtatggtttgttaaacttttaaATCAATGGTTTCTGTTTGGCATAtattttaaagtaaaaaaataaataaattacctTAGTCAAAGCGCAATTCTGTTACTAACCAAGCTTTGGGGCAACCATGTCACTTATACACAAATCATCCTCTTATCTCCTCCAACCCCCAGTGTTTCCTGAAGTGCGGCAGTCACAGTACATTTCCCACAACACATTGGAGCAACTAAATGCGCAACCATGCACGTGAGCACTCTATGTGGCCGGTGTAAATCTCTTGTGGTGTGCGTTTTGTGAAAAACAGCAGAACTCCCCTGAGGGGCCAATGTTTGGTCTTTCCCATTTCCTTCTCGAGCAACCATCAATTCAGGAAGAGGGATTGTTTGTTATAAGAGGGTTGGACGTGACAGCGCAACACCCCACGTTATGTAACACCTGCTTGCAAGCTGCCCCTGGCGAAGAACACTCGTTTTGAAGGATAGTTCTTTGGATAGGCCTTCCCTGTCACCCTTACACCACACAGTAAGAAGTCCTTCTTGTTGGTTCACTGTGAAACTTGACCATATTTTCCCCTGGAGGCAACACAGGGAGGACCCATGCGGTGCTTCATGGGGTTTATATTGAGCTTTGTGTTAGGAAAAATCAGGTTGGTAGTATAATATATATGGCCTGATGGATGCCTCAAAGGTCATTGTGAATAATTTCTAATAGTCTATTACATCATTTTGCTGTTATGCAGTTTCTCActaattctctctctccgtctttctctccctccccacctcttTTTCACTCACTCTACTTCTTGAACCACAAGCTGTACCAAAGAAAGGTTATGTGGAATCCCAGGGCCCTTTCACcagattctctctccctctctttcgccCAGGTTATGGTGGCCCTCTGAAAGAAATGGAACCAGAGAAGTTCAACAGAACATGCCTCCCGAAGTCCTACCACTCCCCCTGGGACCAGGCCATCTACCACCACGACCCCTCCCTGGCCGATAGCCTCGTCACCTGCCTGCAAGAGCCCGAGGCCAAGCCAGAAGGACCAGGGTACAAGAGCTTCAACAGGTATAGCTGATGATGGACCCGGACCACACCTTGGTTGAAATAGTACTTGCGCAGCGTGTAACACTCCTGACTCCGGAAAACATATGTCAACATGTGATTTTGTAATGAGCATAACATACTCAATGTCTTCTATGTCGAAATGTACTAAAATGTCAACTTGATTTTACACATTTGTAGTAGATGAAGGGAGTCCACTGACATGCTTTCTTTTATCTGGGTCACAACATAGTCAACAGACATACCATGCATTATCATTTCAACAGAACATGTCCTCCAGACAGTGGCTCATACCTTTGATGGGATGAGCAAATCTGTCACTTCCCTCTGCATTGTTAGTGGTGCAAGGTTAACATTAACATTGTCAATCCTCTAT
The DNA window shown above is from Salvelinus alpinus chromosome 31, SLU_Salpinus.1, whole genome shotgun sequence and carries:
- the LOC139561404 gene encoding myozenin-2-like, with product MSQFSTMTTNERKLQAAAICREIQGPEDAEMDLGKKMSVPKDVMLEELSLASNRGSLLFEKRKRRSEKYTFENIQNVTNTQINNGVTLQTESQETKENSLSVEQQLSKTPQNMSDLSTAPNPDNIAPGYGGPLKEMEPEKFNRTCLPKSYHSPWDQAIYHHDPSLADSLVTCLQEPEAKPEGPGYKSFNRVATPFRGFGGKSTRPAPMFKAPEVEHNPMPELYPELQAEPAVQRPTFNRVACGWAGTSAPLILPTVPLVPMLIPESDDL